Part of the Vicinamibacterales bacterium genome is shown below.
TCGATCTCGATCGTGACGCGGTCGCCTGCTTGGAGAAAGCGTTTCGGCCGGCGGGTAAATCCAACTCCATGCGGCGTGCCGGTGAGGATGACGGTACCAGGGAGCAATGTGGTGTCCTCACTGACGAAGCTCACCAGGCTAGGGACATCGAAAATCATGTCGTCGGTGTTCCAGTCCTGAAGGACTTCATCGTTGACCGTTGTCCGTAGCCTCAGACTGTTCGGATTAGCAATTTCATCCTTCGTGACAATCGCTGGCCCGAGGGGGCAGAACGTGTCGAAACTTTTCCCACGACACCACTGAGTGCCACCACGGTGGATTTGCCAGCGCCGTCCCGAAACATCGTTAGCACACGTGTAACCTAAGACGTAGGCTAATGCGTCGTCCCGGGACACGTTCTTTGCCTTCCGGCCGATTACGACCGTTAACTCTGCTTCGTAGTCAACCTCAGTCGGCTCAACCCGAGGTAGCCGGATTGGTTCACTAGGATGCTGCAGCGACCCCGGCGCTTTAAGAAAAATGACCGGATATTCTGGAATCTCGGCTTTTACTTCCTCAGCGTGCCGCCGGTAGTTAAGTCCGATCGCAAAAATTGCCGGCGGGCAGCAAGGAGCCAGCAGCTTGGCGATGGTCTCGGTACGGTCCGTGACTGTGCCACCGTCGAACGGTGAGCCGCGAAACACCTTAGCGGTGGCGTCGTCCACTTGTGCGCCAAAGTGCTCCTGTCCTGCTCCATCGAGGAACCGAATAATCCGCATGTCTCCCTCCAAGCTTTGGCCACCACCAACCCGGCTTGGCCGTAGGACCTATCCGCAATGTTTGTTGAGCAGGTTCTTAGACCGGTGACGCGTCTCAATGTGTGCCGACGGGCGACTGCACCGTGAGGTACTGGTTAATGACTGGCCGATCAATCCGCCGTATCCTACCGTTTGGCCAGCGCACTTCGATTGCTTCAACCTCGGTTTGACTGCCAAGCCCGAAGTGGGCAGTTGACGAATGTTGTGCCGAGAATGAATCACCAGTGACGAAGCGTCTCATCTGGGAACCTGCTTTGGTTCGCAGCGTGACTGTGGTTCCAATTGTTGAGAGTCCGGGACCAGCCTCGCGAAGCCGCACGCCGATCCAGTTCCCAGCTTCAGGGAGGCGATTTTGATACACGTGCAACGTATGGTTATCGGTTTCCCACAGGAATTCGACCACAAGAAGATCTACGTGGCCATCACCGTCAAGGTCATCCGTCACGACCGCACGCGCGTCATACTCAAAGGCCACCCCGAGTAGATATGCGACATTCGTGAAGCGCGCACCTCTCTCATTCATCCAGAGCACTTTATGCTCATAGCCGTTCCAGGAGATCGCGGTGTCCTGTAATGGTGACATCACGAAATCGAACATATTTTCTCGGCCGACATTATCTTGGGAATCATCGGTGTAGATGTCATGGCGCCAAAAGACCGTGCAATAGTCCTGAATGCTCTTTCCACTAATGTGGCCGTTTGCTACAAAAATGTCCTCATCGCCATCGTTGTCGAAATCGAACGATGAAGTGCCCCACGACCACCCACTTTGGGCGATCTGATCGTTAAACGCTGCGACGCCAAACTTGTCGCCACGGCGGACGAACATTCGGTTGCCATAACCCATCGTGGACCGTAAATCGTTATGTTCTGGCTTATCATCCGGCCCGAGCCCCATGCCCTCGAGACGTCTCGCGGTGGTTGACCCCATACCGGTGACGTAGAAGTCGAGATTACCATCGAGGTCGTAGTCGCCGAACGTGTGCGACATGCCGAATAGATGTCGGTCTCGCCCGAGGGTGTCGGTCACATCGGTGAACTGCCCTTGGCCATTATTCAAATAAAGGTCAAGACCAGCGAAGTCGCTGACGACGATCAGGTCCATGTCGGTATCGTCGTCGAGATCCACGAACGAACTACTGTAGGTCCGACGGAAACGCTTGGTGCCCAGTCCTGCTACCTCGGTGATGTCACGAAAAATACCGTTGCCGTCGTTACGGAAGAGATACGCTGGATAGCCGTCGTTTGCGTCGTAGTACGGTGATGCCATCTGGCCGTCTGTGTAGGAATTCTTGTAGTTGGCAATGAAGAGGTCGAGGTCTCCGTCAGCGTCAATGTCGCTGGCCGTGAAAACCTTTGGGTGTTTGAACTGGACGTCGGCAAGTCGCTGTGCGGGCTTGGTGAACTGGCCTCCAGCATCGCCTTCGAAAAGCAACGGATACAGCGTAGTGTCGACGGCCACGAAATCCAGATGCCCATCCCCAGTAAAGTCAGCGAGGATCGCCGCGTCAGCAATCGCATGGTCATCCTTCAGAAACGGTGCTGATTCAAATTGTCCTGGGCCGCGGTTCCACAGCACTCGATTCCGTCCCCCCATCACAATTTCTAACCGTCCGTCCCCGTCGAGGTCCTCGACGAGAAGTGGCTGCAAGGGGCGTTGGGTGGCTGTACTCGCCACCTGAAAGACTTCTCGGAACGCCGACGGGGCCTGCCGGTCAAGAATCTGGAGGTCAGCGACCTCGATGACGTCAGGAATCGGGACATCCTGCGCATCAACCCGTGATGACCAAGTTACCGCAAGCTTCGCCTGCACGATCACCCGCTGGGGTGGATTCTCGCGAACGGCGTGGACCACTGCCGAGACCTCTGACCGGGCGGCACGGTCATCTTGCGGCGGCTCAAAGCTGCTGTGATGCCATTCTGTTTGTTCGATGGCATACCCTTCGCTTTGGAACCGACCAAGGAGCGTTCCCCAGGCTTCAGGTGATAGGTTCCTGGCAGTACCGGTGTAGGTCGTACGGCGAATGCCTAAGTCGAGCGACTCCTGACCAGCCGGTAGGCCAAAGCGGAGCGTTGAGAAGGGAAAGTTCGCCAAGGCGCCATACTTGTCGTCTCCCTGCAACAAGCGGTCCCATAACTGCACAAACCGCCGCTCGTAGTGTTGCGCGAGGACTTCAGGAGCCCACACCGTTTGATCCAGTTGCGCCCGGGCGGCGAGAAATGGCTGGGCACTGGTAGGAGCTGTTGAACCTGTCTGAGAACCAGGTTGCGCTGCCACAAGGGCAGCGGTTATGAGAAGTCCTACAGCGGTGGCCACCAGACGCCAGCGTCCTCCGAAATGGGTCATGACACGTTCCTCACAGACAAGCGTGACTCTCTTCACTCGAACCCGATTTCTGGCGATGGTTCGGGTGTTACGGTGATGTATTGGTTAATAACTGGCCGCTCGATCCGGCGCTGTGCCCCGTTGGCCCACTGCACGTTAATGGCCTCCACCGCGGTCAGCTGGCCGAGGCCGAAATGAACAGTCGCCGCGTGTTGAGCAGAGTAGGAGTCCCCTGTCACGATACGTCCCACGTGTAACCCCGTGCTACTCTCGAGCGTTACCCTCGCGCCGACCGTTGAGAATCCGTTACCGACATCCCGCAAGCGAACCCCGATCCAATTACCTGACTCGGCCAGACGATTCTGGTAGACGTGGAGTCGATAATCGTTGTTGTCGCCTGTCCCGCCACCGGACTTGTACTCGACGACCAATAGGTCGACGTTCCCGTCGGCGTCCAGGTCATCGGTGACTACGGCACGGCCGTCGTACTCAAACGCTACACCGAAGAGGTAGGCGACATTTGTAAATGTTCCACCCCCCTCGTTCATCCAGAGCACTTTATGCTCATAGCCGTTCCACGAAATGTCGGTCTCCTGTAACGGCGACATCACGAACTGAAACATGTTTTCTCGTGCGGCGTTGTCCTGCGAGTCATCAGTGTAAATATCGTGGCGCCAGAAGGTTGTGCAGTAATCCGCGGTGCTATTACCACTGAGATGACCATTAGCGACGAAGATGTCTCGGTCACCGTCGTTATCGAAATCAAAGGTTGAGGTCCCCCAGGACCACCCGCTACGGGCTACTTGGTCGTTAAATGGCGCGAGTTCGTAGCCATCGCCGCGGCGGAGAAACATGCGATTTCCGTAGCCCATTGCCGCACGTAGGGCGTTATGTTCGGGCTTATCCGAGGGCCCAATGCCGAGGCTTTCCAGGCGCCGCGCGGTCGTTGAGCTCATCCCGATGACGTAAAAATCCATCGCCCCATCGAGGTCATAATCGCCAAACGTGTGCGACATACCGAAGAGATGCCGATGCTCCCCGAACTGGTCGCTGACATCGGTAAACCGGCCACGGCCATCGTTCAAGTACATATCGAAGCCAGCGAAGTCGCTGACCACGAGGAGGTCTTGGTCGGCATCGTCATCGAGGTCGACCAGTGAGCTGCTGTAGGTTCGGCGGAACCGCTTGGCCGTTAGTCCAGCTGCCTCCGTCATGTCAGTGAAGTTACCGTCGCCATCGTTCCGGAGTAAGTAAGCGGGATGCCCATCATTGGCGTCGTAATACGGAGTTGGCATCTGGCCACCCTCGTATGCGTTCTTGTAGTTGGCGATAAAGAGGTCCAGGTCGCCATCGCCATCAACATCACCGGCCGTAAACGACTTGGGCTGTTCGAATGTGGCATCCACAATCCGGTGTCCGGTGGTTGTGAATCGTCCTTCAGCGTTTCCTTCGAATAAGAGAGGGTAGCGTGCGATGTCGACACCGATGAAGTCGACGTAGCCGTCGTTCGTAAAGTCCGCAAGGATGGCTGCATCGGCGAAGACATGGTCTGTCCCGTCAAGGAACGGTGCCACTTCGAACTGGCCCGCCCCTTGGTTCCACAGAACTGAGTTGGCACCGCCTAGGATGATTTCCGATAGGCCATCCCCGTCGAGGTCATAAACGATAAGTGGCTCCAAGGGAAAGCGGGTCGCTGTCCGCGCGAATTCAAACACCTTCCGGAAGGCTGCCTGAGCCTGCCGTTCCAGTACATCGAGGTGAGACACCACGATCCGGTCGGGAATCGGGAGGTCCTGTGCATCGACACGCGGGGACCATGTAATGTCCAACGTCGCTTGGAGAATCACGCGGTGCGGCGGCTCTTCGCGTGCGGCGTGGATGGTGGCGGACACTTCAGACTGCGCAGGTCGGGGACCCTCGGCCGGCACAAAGCGACTATGGTGCCACTCGGTCTGGTCAATCACGTAACCCCGCTTCGCGAAGTCGTCTAGGCGCGCTTTCCAGGCCGCTGACGACAGTTCACGGTGGGCTGGTCCGAACCGGGCACGCGTGATGCCATGCGCCAGTGAGTCGTGTTTCTCGACCTCGCCGATTACTAGAGTGGCCAGTGGAAAACGTTTCAGAATCTCGTATTTGTTATTACTGCGAAGCAGTTCGTCCCAGAGTCGGACAATCCGCTGCTCGTAGTGCTGGGCCTGTTCCTCAGCCTGCCACAGGGTTTGGTCTAGCTCCTGACGTTGGTGAAGGAGCTGCTGGACCTGCTGCGCGGCAGGGACGGCATGGGAAAACGAGAGGATGCCGATTACGAGGACCCCCGTCGTCACGACCGCCACAGACCGAGTGCTTCTCATTGTTTTCTTCATCAATTCGTCTCCAGCCACCATCGCTGAGAACCGCTGTACTGTCAAGAGCACAGGTCATAGAGGGGCTGCTTTACCTGTACCCGGTGGAAAGACGTCTGTAAAAATCGAAAAAAAGGGGCGGCCCGTAGGCCGCCCCTTGGTTGTTCGTCGGGCAGTTTGACTACCGTCCTAGTAAGTCAGACGGAAGCTGAGCTGCCAGATCCGCATGAACCCAACCTGCTGGGTTACACGGCCAAAGCTCGAGCTGTTATACGCGTTCGAACTAATTCCCCCGAATTTTGGAGTGTTCGTTACATTCAGGAGCTCGAATCGTACCTGAGCTACAGCGCCCGCACCGATTTCAGTATCCTTCGCAATGACCATGTCAATGTTCTTCCGGAACTGATAGCGATCCTCGGTGATTGTGCGCGGAGCGGATCCCAAGACACCCTTGCCAGCGTTGGTGAAGGCAGAGGCGTTGAACCAGCGAGCGGACTCTTGTCCCTTCGAGGCCACGCGGGCCGAGTCGGAACCAGAGCTGCTGGCGGATCCACTAACGTTGGGTCGCTGACGCCCACACGCGCCGCCGCAGTTGGTGGAAGACTGCCCACTACTAGCAACGGCGTTAAGCGGAGCACCACTAACCAGTTCGACAACCGCGGACATTGTCCAGCCACCGAAGAGGATGTTGGCAAAGCCCATGTCTTCGCCCGGACCTGGGATCCTGATGATCGGAGCCAGGATGACCCGGTGCGGGGAGTCGAAGATGCTTGTGGCATACTCACCAACATTCATGTTGAAGGCGTCTTGCGGCGTTGCCGTTCGGCTGGCATAACCACTGCTCTGCCCCCACTGGTTGTCTTTCGTGCTGCTTAGGGTGTAGCTCAAACGGCCGCCCCAAGCACTGGAGCCGGTCCGCTTGTCGAGCTTGAACACCAATGCGTTGTACTGGCGCTTTCCGCCCGAGTTCATCTGCAACACTTCGACATTCGTGTACTGCGGGAAGTCCTTAATCAACTGTCCGGCCGAGATGGTCGCACGGTCTTTGAACTCACCCGCACCCGCGGCTCCGTAGAAGGGGTTGGCCACGCTGGCTTGCAGCGCGTCCGGGTCCCATCCATTGGAGCCTGGGTAGGCAGCCCTAGCAGCAGCCGGTCGAATCTGGTTGATATTGGGTCTGCAGGAGCTGTTCGACCCGCAATAGCCAATAGCACGTCCAGTCGCACCGGTGTAACCGACTGTCAACGCCATATCGCTGCCGATTTCGCGCTGAACGTCGATCGAGTACTGGTGAACCTGCCCAGAGGTCTGGGTGTCGTCCACGTAGGCGATGCCGCCACCGACACCAGTCAGCAGGCCTAGCGTAGAGCCCACCGGCGACTGCAGCCCGTTCGGGTACGGGTTGTCAAGCGCCGTGAGTGGAAGCTCAGCACCGGGACTGGACTGGGTCAAGTCAGTCGCTCGCGTGAACCCGACCTGGCCTTGGTTACTGTTCGAGAAGTTCCAAGGCGCGTAGAACATCCCATACCCGCCTCGTAGGACCGTGCGGTCGTCGAGGGAGTAGGTCATTCCGAGTCGAGGTGACACGCGAAGAGCCTCCATGTTCGAGTGCTGCTCAGGCGCTCCGTTAACGCCTGCGAACTCAAGGCCACCCTTAATCGTCCGACCCAAGGCCGTTTCAACCGTCACGCCATTGCTGTTCAAGACGTCGTTGAGCGGGCTATCGACTGTTTTGTTCAGACGGTAGGTGAAGCGGTTCTGCTTCTCGCGCATGCCGTCTTCGTGGTCCACGCGCACGCCGAAGTTCAGCGTGAAGCGCGAATTTACACGCCAGTCATCCTGGATGTATGCAGCCCAGTAGCGGACATACAGGTCCATCAAGCCACGGTTAGCATCCACATATCCGGAGTGCGGTGCACCCAAGAGGAAGCTAGCAAACTCGTGGCCGCCAGTACCTGAACCGTCCGACGTGAACCGCTCGTCAAAGCTGAAGCTACCAGCTTGACGATACCGGGTCGGTGTAGCGATGCCCATCTCGCGGAAGTCGCCACCGATCTTGAAGCTGTGGCTACCAGCCAACTTTGAGACGGCTGCGTTGAGCGCGAACGGGGACTTCCATACACGACCGGTTGAACCGGCGCTCTTGCCAACGTCGAAATAGCCGACGTCGCCAGCGAAGTTGATCTGCGGGATCATCTTCTGGCCGAGCGTAGCCTCAAGGGCACTCGTGTAACTGGAATCGAAGCCGAGGCCAGCCGCGCCAGGCTCGTAGAGGCCAGGCGTTGTGGCGTCGAGCCAACGGGTCCACCCGTAGCGCATGGTGAGCACGGTGCTGTCGTTCAGGATGTTCGTGTTGTTGAACACCAGCACGTGCGGTCGCCGCTCGAGATACCAAGCACCACTGGACGAGAAGTAGTCGTCTTTCGCAGTGCCGGGGAGGATGTATGAGTATGACGGTTCGTCCGTCTTGTTGTAAATATACATCCCGGAGAGCGACCAGTTGTCAGTGAACTTGTGCTCCACCTTGAACGTGTACATGTCGGCCAAGTCGATCGTGCGCGACGTGTCACCCACGTTGTTGTCACCATTTTCAATTGTGCCATCGTAGGACTTGCCACTGACGGTTGTGGTCGGCCAGAGAGCAGTGATGGCTTTCGCCGCTGGACTCAGGGCCCCATGGCTCGTCGGGATAATGGCACCGGTGAACTCAGGTGTAGCAATCGAACCTGAACCAGTTGCTGGGCACCGTGCGGTCGCGGTGGTTATGCCACGGCACCACGGGTTCCAGATGCGAGTCGAAACTCCATTGATGGAGGAATTGGAGAAGTCACCAACCCGCTGCTTCGTTCCTGGCCAGGTCTGGGTCTGGTTCCGCGTTGTGAAGGAACGATAGCCTTCCATCGCGTACCACCAGAAGGTCCGGTTCTGTAAAATCGGACCGCCCATGCCGCCGCCATACAGTCTGTAGTAGGAGGCGGAGATACCACTGGACTCCTTCGTTTCACCACTGAGACCGGAGAAGTAGTTCATGGACTGTCCCCACACCGGACGAGTCTGGTAGAAACCGCTACCGTGGAACTCGTTGGTGCCAACCCGGCCGGTCGTGTTGAACACGCCGCCACCGGTACGACCCATTTCAGCGTCGTAGGTGTGGACCTGAACTTTGACGTCGGACAATGATTCGATCGTCGGGTTCAGGACCGCGCGGTTGTTCAGCTCGGTAATCGGGACCCCGTCCAGCAGGTAGTTGTTATTACGAATGGCGCCGCCACCTAGCGAAATACGCGAGGCGTTCGACTGGTCCTGCTGGCGGTTGAACTGCGGGTCGCCGATCGGGGTAACCGTCGGGATTGTGACTGCAACCAAGAAGGCGTTGCGGCCCGGGGCCGGCAGCGTCTCTAGGATTTCCCGGTCCAACGTGTCGCCAACCGAAGCGGTTGACGTCTCGATGAGCGGGGCGTCAGCCGTGACAGTGATTTCTTCTTCGACCGTGCCAACTTCCAGCAGTAAGTCGATTGTCAAGGCTGTTGCGGTGCCGACTGAGATACCACGCTGCTCGTAGGTTTTGTAACCGGGCAGCGACGTGCGGACCGAGTAGGTCCCTGGAGTCACAGCGGGGAACGTATACTCACCAACGGTGTTGGTGATTGTTTCACGGGCTACGGTGGTGCCCTCGTTGGTCAGTGTCACCGTCACGCCGGGGATAATCCCCTGCGCGTCAGACACGACGCCACGCATCGTGCCCGTAAACTGCTGACTCATCGCGTCGGTTGCTCCACCGAACAGCAGGAGCGCACTAACGACGAGCAGTAGTGACTTTCTTCTCATGCAGTTTTCCTCCTCAAAACGAACGCCGAACAACAGTGAACGAAACGAAAGAGCCGATTTGCATCCAGTTTCCATGAAATCAAGTGGTTTTAAGCCCCGTTTCCGTGCTAACGCAAGAAAAATAGACAGAACCACACCACATATACAAGCAAAAGCCGGGCCATCTTGCAAGCACGCAATAATAGGCCTAAAAACGACATATTTCTTCTTAATTGTGACCAGATTCACCAAAAAACAGAATCTATATTCAATTGTTTGGATTTGCTAAAAATACCATACTTTGCGAGGCATTTTGAAGCACTATATTCAGAAAAATGGATCTTGGGAATCATTATCTAAATAGGTGAAAACAAACATCTTAAATAAAATCTGGCTGCATTATCTCGATTATGCGCCTCTAGGCTATATCGGCGGTTGCTACAAGTCCTCTCAGCCGATGAGTGTGGTCGAACAGGCACTCCAGCTCAGCGGTTTCCCAATGCGATGAGCTGACGCCTGACCCTCTGCACAGCTGTCGGATTTTCGTCGGTGCCGATATTTTCGAGGTAGCGTTCGAGGTAACGGCGCGCATCTTCTTGGGCGCCCGATTCGACCAGGAGGGCCGCGAGATCAAGCAGAGCGTCAGCGTCTGCCGGGACAAGGTCGACTACCCGCCGCCAAGCGATGAGTGCACCGGCGACGTCAGTCGGTCTGAGCGCGGCACCGAGAAGTCGCCAGCCTGATACATAGGCTGCGTCCGCACGTGTGGATTCTTCGAAGGCGAGGATGGCTTCTGGCGTATTGCCATCCTGCAGTTCAATCACCCCCAAGTTTTTCCAAATTTCAGCGGTGGCGTCGATTTCTAGGGCCCGCCGGAATTGGGTCCGTGCAGCGTCGACACGACCCAATGCGCCATAGGCTACCCCGAGGCGGTTGACGTCATCCGCCCACGGTGCGTCCACGACAACAAGCGTCTCGAGAATTCCAGCCGCGCGAGTGTGGTCACCGGCGTTTAACAACGCAAGGCTGAGTCGCTCGCGCACCGCGTCGGTATCGAAGCCGAGGGCAATCGCCGCATCCAACACGGTAACCGCCTCGGACGAACGTCCCAGGTCGATCAAGAGTGTCGCGGCTGCGGTATATGCCGGTGCGAATCGGGGATGTTCCTCAATCTGAGCCATGAGAATCCGAAGGGCATCCTGCTTACCCGCAGGGTCTGCCAGCACGGTAGCGAGTTGGGTAAGTACCTCACGCCAGGCGAGGTGCACCTCAAGCTGCGTTTTCGGGTCGTCAGCCTCGGTGTATACCTGTTCGAGGGGTTGGCGACCCATGCGGCTCGCGGTGTAGCCGAGTACTCGCAAGCGAGCTTCAACTTCGCTATCCAGGGTAACGCGGGCGGACGCAGAGGTTCCGAGCGTTTTAAGGGGGGCTAGGGCGGCTTGCATGCGGCCGGCTTGTGCGGCCTGCTGCACGAAGACATTGGTCATTTCATCTGGGTCTACCTGGAGGTCATACAACTCCGGGATCGGTAAATCAATGAACTTCCATCTGTTAGCAACGATACCGGTGAGCGGAGCCCAGTTGCGCGTTAGGTTCGCGTTCAATGCTTCGAAATAGACCACTGGCACGGGAGTGTTCGCTGAGAGTTCCATGCGTAGTGACCGTCCGTCCAGGCCGGCCGGGGGGTCGAGTGCAAGCAAATCGAGCACCGTCGGTAAAAGGTCAACGTGGGAAACCGGCACGTCACGCACGGCCGGCGCAATGCCCGGACCGGCGATGATGAGCGGGACGCGGAGCGTCGTGTCATAGGCGAACAGGGTGTGGGTCACCTCACCGTGTTCGCCCAACCCTTCACCGTGGTCAGCGGTGACGATGACCAGGGTGTTGTCAAGCAGGCCAGCTCGCCTGAGCCGTGCAAAAAACCGACCGAGAGCGGCGTCAGTAAACGCAACTTCGTTGTCATATGGCTCGGAT
Proteins encoded:
- a CDS encoding CRTAC1 family protein, translating into MTHFGGRWRLVATAVGLLITAALVAAQPGSQTGSTAPTSAQPFLAARAQLDQTVWAPEVLAQHYERRFVQLWDRLLQGDDKYGALANFPFSTLRFGLPAGQESLDLGIRRTTYTGTARNLSPEAWGTLLGRFQSEGYAIEQTEWHHSSFEPPQDDRAARSEVSAVVHAVRENPPQRVIVQAKLAVTWSSRVDAQDVPIPDVIEVADLQILDRQAPSAFREVFQVASTATQRPLQPLLVEDLDGDGRLEIVMGGRNRVLWNRGPGQFESAPFLKDDHAIADAAILADFTGDGHLDFVAVDTTLYPLLFEGDAGGQFTKPAQRLADVQFKHPKVFTASDIDADGDLDLFIANYKNSYTDGQMASPYYDANDGYPAYLFRNDGNGIFRDITEVAGLGTKRFRRTYSSSFVDLDDDTDMDLIVVSDFAGLDLYLNNGQGQFTDVTDTLGRDRHLFGMSHTFGDYDLDGNLDFYVTGMGSTTARRLEGMGLGPDDKPEHNDLRSTMGYGNRMFVRRGDKFGVAAFNDQIAQSGWSWGTSSFDFDNDGDEDIFVANGHISGKSIQDYCTVFWRHDIYTDDSQDNVGRENMFDFVMSPLQDTAISWNGYEHKVLWMNERGARFTNVAYLLGVAFEYDARAVVTDDLDGDGHVDLLVVEFLWETDNHTLHVYQNRLPEAGNWIGVRLREAGPGLSTIGTTVTLRTKAGSQMRRFVTGDSFSAQHSSTAHFGLGSQTEVEAIEVRWPNGRIRRIDRPVINQYLTVQSPVGTH
- a CDS encoding CRTAC1 family protein yields the protein MKKTMRSTRSVAVVTTGVLVIGILSFSHAVPAAQQVQQLLHQRQELDQTLWQAEEQAQHYEQRIVRLWDELLRSNNKYEILKRFPLATLVIGEVEKHDSLAHGITRARFGPAHRELSSAAWKARLDDFAKRGYVIDQTEWHHSRFVPAEGPRPAQSEVSATIHAAREEPPHRVILQATLDITWSPRVDAQDLPIPDRIVVSHLDVLERQAQAAFRKVFEFARTATRFPLEPLIVYDLDGDGLSEIILGGANSVLWNQGAGQFEVAPFLDGTDHVFADAAILADFTNDGYVDFIGVDIARYPLLFEGNAEGRFTTTGHRIVDATFEQPKSFTAGDVDGDGDLDLFIANYKNAYEGGQMPTPYYDANDGHPAYLLRNDGDGNFTDMTEAAGLTAKRFRRTYSSSLVDLDDDADQDLLVVSDFAGFDMYLNDGRGRFTDVSDQFGEHRHLFGMSHTFGDYDLDGAMDFYVIGMSSTTARRLESLGIGPSDKPEHNALRAAMGYGNRMFLRRGDGYELAPFNDQVARSGWSWGTSTFDFDNDGDRDIFVANGHLSGNSTADYCTTFWRHDIYTDDSQDNAARENMFQFVMSPLQETDISWNGYEHKVLWMNEGGGTFTNVAYLFGVAFEYDGRAVVTDDLDADGNVDLLVVEYKSGGGTGDNNDYRLHVYQNRLAESGNWIGVRLRDVGNGFSTVGARVTLESSTGLHVGRIVTGDSYSAQHAATVHFGLGQLTAVEAINVQWANGAQRRIERPVINQYITVTPEPSPEIGFE
- a CDS encoding fumarylacetoacetate hydrolase family protein; translated protein: MRIIRFLDGAGQEHFGAQVDDATAKVFRGSPFDGGTVTDRTETIAKLLAPCCPPAIFAIGLNYRRHAEEVKAEIPEYPVIFLKAPGSLQHPSEPIRLPRVEPTEVDYEAELTVVIGRKAKNVSRDDALAYVLGYTCANDVSGRRWQIHRGGTQWCRGKSFDTFCPLGPAIVTKDEIANPNSLRLRTTVNDEVLQDWNTDDMIFDVPSLVSFVSEDTTLLPGTVILTGTPHGVGFTRRPKRFLQAGDRVTIEIEKIGRLDNPVEKEA
- a CDS encoding sulfatase-like hydrolase/transferase — translated: MTRTRWRGVVAGLAVVMAIAAWWQLTPTKSTTTISGALRDANLLLVTVDTLRADRVGVSGLTPTLDALGARGLSFSHAYAHAPVTLPSHASIMTGLTPPVHGVRDNGSYRLAEARTTLAEILRTAGYRTGAFIGAFVLDARFGLAQGFDEYDDRFDEVAASFATNFVQRRAQEVLRRAGDWIMTVPNQGGTPVESTPWFAWAHLFDPHDPYDAPEQYVSEPYDNEVAFTDAALGRFFARLRRAGLLDNTLVIVTADHGEGLGEHGEVTHTLFAYDTTLRVPLIIAGPGIAPAVRDVPVSHVDLLPTVLDLLALDPPAGLDGRSLRMELSANTPVPVVYFEALNANLTRNWAPLTGIVANRWKFIDLPIPELYDLQVDPDEMTNVFVQQAAQAGRMQAALAPLKTLGTSASARVTLDSEVEARLRVLGYTASRMGRQPLEQVYTEADDPKTQLEVHLAWREVLTQLATVLADPAGKQDALRILMAQIEEHPRFAPAYTAAATLLIDLGRSSEAVTVLDAAIALGFDTDAVRERLSLALLNAGDHTRAAGILETLVVVDAPWADDVNRLGVAYGALGRVDAARTQFRRALEIDATAEIWKNLGVIELQDGNTPEAILAFEESTRADAAYVSGWRLLGAALRPTDVAGALIAWRRVVDLVPADADALLDLAALLVESGAQEDARRYLERYLENIGTDENPTAVQRVRRQLIALGNR
- a CDS encoding TonB-dependent receptor, whose amino-acid sequence is MRRKSLLLVVSALLLFGGATDAMSQQFTGTMRGVVSDAQGIIPGVTVTLTNEGTTVARETITNTVGEYTFPAVTPGTYSVRTSLPGYKTYEQRGISVGTATALTIDLLLEVGTVEEEITVTADAPLIETSTASVGDTLDREILETLPAPGRNAFLVAVTIPTVTPIGDPQFNRQQDQSNASRISLGGGAIRNNNYLLDGVPITELNNRAVLNPTIESLSDVKVQVHTYDAEMGRTGGGVFNTTGRVGTNEFHGSGFYQTRPVWGQSMNYFSGLSGETKESSGISASYYRLYGGGMGGPILQNRTFWWYAMEGYRSFTTRNQTQTWPGTKQRVGDFSNSSINGVSTRIWNPWCRGITTATARCPATGSGSIATPEFTGAIIPTSHGALSPAAKAITALWPTTTVSGKSYDGTIENGDNNVGDTSRTIDLADMYTFKVEHKFTDNWSLSGMYIYNKTDEPSYSYILPGTAKDDYFSSSGAWYLERRPHVLVFNNTNILNDSTVLTMRYGWTRWLDATTPGLYEPGAAGLGFDSSYTSALEATLGQKMIPQINFAGDVGYFDVGKSAGSTGRVWKSPFALNAAVSKLAGSHSFKIGGDFREMGIATPTRYRQAGSFSFDERFTSDGSGTGGHEFASFLLGAPHSGYVDANRGLMDLYVRYWAAYIQDDWRVNSRFTLNFGVRVDHEDGMREKQNRFTYRLNKTVDSPLNDVLNSNGVTVETALGRTIKGGLEFAGVNGAPEQHSNMEALRVSPRLGMTYSLDDRTVLRGGYGMFYAPWNFSNSNQGQVGFTRATDLTQSSPGAELPLTALDNPYPNGLQSPVGSTLGLLTGVGGGIAYVDDTQTSGQVHQYSIDVQREIGSDMALTVGYTGATGRAIGYCGSNSSCRPNINQIRPAAARAAYPGSNGWDPDALQASVANPFYGAAGAGEFKDRATISAGQLIKDFPQYTNVEVLQMNSGGKRQYNALVFKLDKRTGSSAWGGRLSYTLSSTKDNQWGQSSGYASRTATPQDAFNMNVGEYATSIFDSPHRVILAPIIRIPGPGEDMGFANILFGGWTMSAVVELVSGAPLNAVASSGQSSTNCGGACGRQRPNVSGSASSSGSDSARVASKGQESARWFNASAFTNAGKGVLGSAPRTITEDRYQFRKNIDMVIAKDTEIGAGAVAQVRFELLNVTNTPKFGGISSNAYNSSSFGRVTQQVGFMRIWQLSFRLTY